From Paenibacillus sp. PL2-23:
TGGAGGAAGGGCTGTCCGTGCTGGAGGCCGACAACGATGAGGTGCTGCCCCTTCTGCACGCCGCTTTCGCCGTGCGGAAGCATTACTACGGCAAGAAGGTCAAGCTCAATATGATCATCAACGCCAAAAGTGGTCTATGCCCCGAGGACTGCGGCTACTGCTCGCAATCCATCGTGTCGACGGCGCCGATCAAGAAGTACACGCTGCTGGACAAGGAGACGCTTCTTGCCGGGGCGCGGGAAGCGATGGCGCGCCAGGCAGGCACGTATTGCATTGTAGCGGCAGGCAGAGGACCGACGAGCAGAGAGCTAGATCAGGTCGTCGACGCAGTCCAAGAAATCCGAGCCACAATGCCGCTCAAAATATGCGCTTGCTTAGGCATTCTGAAGGATGATCAGGCCCAGCGGCTCGCGGATGCCGGTGTGCACCGATATAACCATAATTTGAACACGAGCAGAGCGAACTACCCCTCCATAACAACGACTCATTCGTACGACCAGAGGGTGGAGACGGTTGAGCGGGCCAAAAAGCAAGGCATGTCCCCCTGCTCGGGCGTCATTATCGGCATGGGCGAAACCAATGAGGAAATCGTAGAGATGGCTTACGCGCTGCGCGAGCTCGACGCCGATTCCATTCCGATCAATTTCTTAAATGCCATCCCTGGAACCCCGCTTGAGCAGGCGGAACGCACGCCCGCTATGAAGGCGCTTAAGGTGCTGGCCTTGTTCCGGCTTGTATGTCCGGCCAAAGAAATTCGAGTTGCTGGAGGCCGTGAGGTGAACCTTCGCTCTTTGCAGCCTCTGTCGCTGTACGCGGCAAATTCATTATTCGTGGGCGATTATTTGACGACGGAGGGCCAGGCTGTGACGTCTGACCATCTGCTCATAGAAGATCTCGGCTTCGAAATTGAGCGATGTGCCTTATGAAATGGATGGCTGAAGGTCTCGAGAAGCTTACAAGCGATTCGCTGGAACGCACATTGCTAAGCTGCGAGCCGGCTCCGGGGCGCCCCGGCTTCACTGTGCGGGGTGAACGCACGCTGCTCGATCTGTCCTCCAATGATTATCTCGGGCTGTCCGGCCATCCGGCGATTGTGGAAGCCATGCGGGATGCGCTGGCCGTGCACGGGACTGGCGCAAGCGCTTCGCGACTTGTGACCGGAAGCCGCTCGATTGGCGGTCAATTGGAGGAAGCGATCGCTGACTGGCAGCAAAGCGGGGCGGCGCTCGTATTCGGAAATGGATATATGGCCAACGTGGGTGTGATCAGCGCGCTTGTTGGGCGCGGCGATGCTGTATTCAGCGACCGGCTGAATCATGCCAGCATCGTAGACGGTATTTCGCTCAGCCTCGCGGAGCATGCTCGTTACCGCCATAATGACATGGAGCATTTGCGGTACCTCTTAAGCAAGCATCGCGCTGCGAGGCGCAAGCTGATCGTCACGGACGCGGTATTCTCCATGGATGGCGAACATGCCTTGCTGGATGAGGTTATACAACTCAAGCGCGAGTTCGGCGCGATGCTGATGGTGGACGAGGCGCACTCCGGAGGCGTCTATGGCCTGAAGGGGGAAGGGCTGTGCCATTCGCTTGGGCTGCACCAAGAGGTGGACGTGCATATGGGTACGTTCAGCAAGGCCTTTGGCGTATATGGCGCGTATGTCAGCGGCAGCAGCATGCTCATCCGATGGTTACTTAACAAAGCCCGTACGTTCGTGTATTCGACGGCGTTGCCGCCTGTGTTACTCGCGGGCATCGCGGAGGCATTGAGGCTCGTGCAGCAGGAGGGCGTTCGGCGGGAACGGCTTGCCGAAGCCAGCAGGTTATTCCGGGCAGCGCTTAGGGATGCCGGCTTTCAGGCGGGCGACGGCGTTTCGCCTATTATTCCGATCCTGGTGGGGGACAGCGCTGCGGCCTTGCGCTTCAGCTCTGCTCTGGAGGAGGAAGGTATTCTCGGGGTTGCCATCCGGCCTCCTGCCGTACCTGCGGGTACGGCGCGGATCCGATTCTCCTTGTCGGCATCGCACACCAAGGAGGGACTGCTCGGTGCTGTTCATGGGATCACTCGTGCGGGGCGCATGGTCGGAGCGCTGGGCTTATGAGCGCAACGATTCTGTGGCTGACGGGATGGAGCATGCCGGACTCCGTGTTCGACCGGCTCCGTTTGGAGCTGCCGGACTTTGAACATAAGTCTGTAGATTACAGCCAGGCGGTGACGCCAGAGGAGATATTCCAGAGGGTCGAACGTGCGGCTGCCGAATGGACGGAGCAGGACTCCCGCTGCAAGGGGCCGCTTCTTGTCGCAGGGTGGTCGCTCGGAGCGCTGCTTGCGCTGCGGCTAGGCGTGCAAGGAGCTGCGGATGGACTTCTGCTGCTCGCCGGTACGGCCCGATTCGTCCGTCCATCGCATCAGAGGGAGCTAGGCTGGCCCGATTCTTACCTCCGGCAAATGCTTGCTTCAATCGCGAAGGATCGCCCAACCATTGAGGGGCTATTCCGCCGGAGCCTGTGCACGGATGCGGAGTGGGAAGCGGGACGCGGCGAGCTGCTCCCTCCGGCAGGCAGTTGGTCCGCTGAGGCGTTGATGGCCGGTCTTCGGATTTTGCGCACGGAGGATTATACGGACCGACTGACGTTGATCCGTCACCCGATATTGCTGGTGCATGAACACGACGATAGGGTGTGTCCCTTCGGCGCTGCGGAGGAGATAGCTTCTCGAACGGCGCAGGCTAAGCTGTCGGGATGGACTGGATGCGGGCATGTTCCTTTTCTTGGGAGAGAAACCGAAGTGGCGGAAGCGATAAGGAGCTGGTGGTATGGAGGGCAGAGCGGACAGAATCCGGCGTCAATTTAACCGCAGCGCGGAAGGCTCGTACGACGCGTATGCTCATGTCCAGCGTCGAATGGCTGAATGGCTGGACAGCTCTCTACGGCAGGCGACGGCATATAGCGGCCCCCTCCATCCCGATATACTCGAGATCGGCTGCGGCACGGGTTATCTGACTGAGAGGCTGCTTCGCAGCTGGACGGCCTCATCCTTTACGGCGCTGGATATTGCGCCTGCCATGCTGCAGGCAGCCAAGACGAAAGCGATGGCCCATTGCACAAAATTCGATTCCTCCCGGCACCGATTTCTGCTGGAAGATGTTGAAGCGTGGGCGCCCGGCGCTCCGTCGGCATCGCTGGATCTCATCGTCTCCAGCGCGTGCTTCCAATGGCTCCGCCAGCCGAGGATGACGCTGGGAGAGCTGAGACGGCTGCTGCGTCCGGGCGGGCTGCTTGCTTTTACAACGTTTGGCCCAAGCACATTCCGCGAGCTGCACGAGTCCTTCGAGCAAGCTTACCGTGCCGCAGGCATGGAGCCTCAGCGCCATGGGCTGAGCTTTCCCGAGGCGGAGCACTGGCAGTCCTTGCTGCAAACAAGCGGCTTCGTCAGCATCAAGCTCCAACAAGCCAAGCAGGTTGAGCTCCACCCCGACGTTAGAGCCTTCCTCCAATCGATCAAAGCGGTGGGAGCCAGTGTGACGCAAGCAGCCTCGTCTCCGGGACTCGGCTCGAGATGGCTATTCGAACGAATGTTTGAACAGTACGAGCAAGCCTTCCGCGTCCCCGGCGGCATACAGGCTACTTATGATTTGCTTCTGATCCATGCGACCTTGCCGCGAAGCTAGAGGGGGGTTGGATAACATCAGCCGTTACATGGCGGGCTTAGCTGTTCCTTTGTTACAGCACCTGCTCCAGAAACTTCCGGGCGCGTTCGCTCTGAGGATTCCTGAAGAACTGCTCCGGAGGCGTCTGCTCCACCAGCTTGCCATTGTCCATAAAATAAATCGTATCCGCGGCCTCGCGCGCGAACTTCATCTCATGCGTGACGATGAGCATCGTCATGCCGGAGCTTGCAAGCCCCTGAATGACGGCCAGCACCTCCTTGACCATCTCCGGGTCCAGCGCGGAGGTCGGCTCGTCGAACAGCATGATGTCGGGCTCCATCGCCAGGCTGCGGGCGATCGCGACACGCTGCTTCTGCCCGCCGGAGAGGCGGGACGGGTAGCTGTCCGCCTTGTCGGACAGCCCGACGCGCTCCAGCAGCGCAAGCGCCTTCTCCCGCGCCGCTTCGGCGGAGAGACCCTTCACCTTGCGAGGGGCGAACGTAATATTGTCCATAACCGTCATATGGGGGAACAGGTGGAAATGCTGGAATACCATGCCGATGCGCTGGCGCGCCGCGGCTATATCGGCATGCTTGCTCGTCAGCTCCACATCGTTGATCGTAATCATGCCGGATGTCGGTGTCTCCAGCAGGTTCAAGCAACGCAGGAAGGTCGACTTCCCGGAGCCGGACGGACCGATCAGAGCGACAACCTCGCCCTGCCGGACGGTGGTCGTGATGCCCTTCAGCACCTGGTTTTTGCCGTACGTTTTGGTAAGCTCGGTTACATTAATCACTGCGGCGCAGCCTCCTCTCAAGCATATGGGCGAGCGATGTCAGAATAAGCACAAGCACGTAGTAGATCAGGCCGGCGAACAGCAGCGCCTCCAGCGCGCGGAACTCCGTGGCCTGCACGACGTTCGCTCTTCGCATAATATCCATTACGCCGATGACGGAGACGAGCGACGACTCCTTGAGCAGCGCGACGCATTCGTTCACAAGCGCCGGCAGAATCGTCTTGACCGCCTGCGGCAGTATGATGCGGAACATCATCGTCCAGTAAGGGACGCCAAGCGCCATTGCGGCCTCGCGCTGTCCCTTGTCGACCGCCATGATGCCGCCGCGGATCGTCTCCGACAAGTACGCAGCGGAGTTCAGGCCGAACGCGAGACCGGCCGCCAGCAGCGGCGATATATCGTAGCCCGTCAGCTGCGGGGTTGCAAAATAGATCAGGAACAGCTGAAGCAGCAGCGGCGTGCCGCGGAATACGGACGTATACGCGGTTGCGAACCATTCCAGCGGCTTGATGCCGGATATTTTGAACAGGGACAGCACGGTGCCCCATATGAAGCCAAATGCGGCCGACACGAGCGTGAACAGCAAAGTCACATAAACGCCCTTCAGCATGAATGGAATATACCCCTTCAGCACGCTGAAGTTCAGATTCAGGAAGGTGCTCTCTTCAGCGGCTTCCTTCTCCTGGAACCACTTGGTCGTGATCGCGTCGATCTGGCCGTTCGCCTTCATCTCCTCCAGCACCTCGTTGAAGGAGGCGACCAGCTCGGAGCCCTTCGGGAAGGCGATGGCGTATCCGTCCTCCGAGCTTCCAGGCGGCAGGTAGCTGACGATCAGATTCGGATTCGATGCTGCCATCTCCACCGCAACAGCGTCTTCCGCGATAACGGCGTCCAGCCGTCCCGAATTCAGCTCCTGGATCAGATCCGGAATCCGGTTCAGCTTCATTAGACGAATGCCCTCCAGCGTCTCCGCGAAGGAATCCTGCGTGGAGCCGAGCTGAGTGCCGACGGACTTGCCCTTCAGCGCCTCCAGCGTCTCCAGCGGCTCGCTTGCCCGGGACACAATGGTGTTGCGGGCGACATAATAGGTGGAGGAGAAGTCGACGTTCTGCTTGCGCTCCTCCGTGACAGACATCGCCGACATGACAAAATCGACGCGTCCCGTCTGCAAGGCGGCGATCAGCCCATTGAAGTCCATCGCTTCGATCTCCAGCTTATACCCGAGCCGCGCGGCTATGAAATTGGCGATGTCGATGTCCATGCCTACGATCTCGCCGTTATTCAGGGCGTCAACGTTCTCGTAGGGCGGGTAGTCGGGCGAAGTGCCCATAACAATGGTTCCCTTATCGCCGATGACCGGCGCCGGTGCCGAGGCTGACGCCGAGCTTCCGCTAAGCAGCAGGCCGGGAAGCGTCAAGGCCGAGACCAAGACGATATAGATGAAGCGAATCCAAGTTTTTTTGCGCATAAATCCAGCATGCCTTCTTTCTTTGCTTCATGATCTGATGTTTCATGTTATCAACATTTGTTACTATATCCAGTTCAGGGACGTATTACTTAGCCAGGAAGGGGGGATGAAGCATGTTCGAGCTGGAGCTTCAAGAGTGGCTGCCGTACTTACTGTCGATAGGCTGGATCTGTGCTGTTGCCGGCTTGTATACGGTGAATTTGCACGCGGATGGCTTGTTCGACCGCATGAAAATGCCGGAGGATGATCTGCCGCTGCCTTCTGCATCGCATGGCTTGGAGATCATGGGGTCTCGCAGGCAATGGCTTGTTCGATATGTGAAACGGAAGGATGCTCCGGAGGAGGAGGAGGCGGATTGCCCAGCCTCGTTGGACCTAAGCGAAACAAACCAACGAGGAGGCTGTCTATGCCAGCGCGAATACTTCATCCATCCCGCAGGAACGGGACCCGTCTATTGTCGATTGTATTGTGTATTGTCATTCTATTGGCTCTTCCGGGCTGCGGCTCGGCTTCGGGCACGATTGCCGAGGATACGCCTGGCGTATTCAATCATTATGTAATCTATCCGCTCTCGGAGCTGATCAGCTCGCTAGCTGGACTGCTTAACGATAATTACGGCTTCGCTGTCATGGCGATCACGCTTTTGATCAGAGTGGTATTGTTCCCTCTTATGCTGCGTCAAGCCAAGTCCCAGCAGAGCATAAGGCGCAAGATGGCCGTCATGCAGCCTGAGCTGAAGACTCTTGAAGAGAAGTACAAGGGGCTGAAGGATACAGACAGCCTGGCCAGGAAGCAGCAGGAGATGTTGGCCCTGTATCAGAAGCACAGCTTCAATCCGCTTGCAATTGGTTGTCTGCCCATGCTCATACAGCTGCCCATACTAACCGGCTTGTATTCTGCGATTCTGATGACGCCGGAGATGGCGACACACGAATTTCTATGGTTTCAGCTGGGAGAGCCGGATATCATCATGCCGATACTGGCGGCACTTGTAAATTTCGCCCAGTTCAAAGTATCAAAGATCGGGAATGACTCGGCCCAAATGAAGCAGTTAGCCTTCCTCGGGTATCTCTCTCCGATCATGATGGGACTCTTCGCCCTGTGGGCTCCAGCCGCGATATCATTATACTGGGTAACCGGCAGCTTGTTCATGATCGGGCAGTCTTATTTGCTTGTCAAGCTGTACCCAAAGGACTCTAGTGCGGAAGTATCAGAGCCGGCAGTTGCAGCTTCCCGAGCCGAAACGGCCCGCAAAACCTAACAAGTGAATGGCACAATATCTGGAAATAGAAGAGGCTTGCAGCGCCGGGCGGCGGAGCAGGCCTCTTCATTAGCTGCCCCTAACAGACCAAGGGCGGCTCAGCTATTGATGCTTGACTTGCGGCTTACTTGTTCGTGCTGTGCTGCTTGTTCGATAACTGGTGGCTTGGCGTGCCTGCGCCTTGCGTCCGTTTGTTTTTCTCGGCTTTCTGTTGCGTATTTTGCACCTTGCTCACGAATTCGTTGGTATGGTCCATACTGCTCACCTCCTGTGCTATATGTCCACTTTCCCCTGAGTCGCGGTATTCCATTCAACAAAAGTTCATACCGAAACCTTCTATTTGGGACAGGTATCTCATACATTAGGAACAGGAGTATCAAATTTGCCTTATTTCGGTTGCAGTGGTACAATGACGGAAATTTAATATTCAACTTCCTGTTGCCGATCGACGATGAAGGCCGACGGAAACCTATACAAGAAAACTGCCCGCTGACATAGCGTTAGAGGCAGTTTTCCGTTTTGTCGCGGCTCATCTCGCCGAGGTTCAGGCAATGGGAGCAAGCTCATGACAC
This genomic window contains:
- the bioC gene encoding malonyl-ACP O-methyltransferase BioC; amino-acid sequence: MEGRADRIRRQFNRSAEGSYDAYAHVQRRMAEWLDSSLRQATAYSGPLHPDILEIGCGTGYLTERLLRSWTASSFTALDIAPAMLQAAKTKAMAHCTKFDSSRHRFLLEDVEAWAPGAPSASLDLIVSSACFQWLRQPRMTLGELRRLLRPGGLLAFTTFGPSTFRELHESFEQAYRAAGMEPQRHGLSFPEAEHWQSLLQTSGFVSIKLQQAKQVELHPDVRAFLQSIKAVGASVTQAASSPGLGSRWLFERMFEQYEQAFRVPGGIQATYDLLLIHATLPRS
- a CDS encoding amino acid ABC transporter ATP-binding protein gives rise to the protein MINVTELTKTYGKNQVLKGITTTVRQGEVVALIGPSGSGKSTFLRCLNLLETPTSGMITINDVELTSKHADIAAARQRIGMVFQHFHLFPHMTVMDNITFAPRKVKGLSAEAAREKALALLERVGLSDKADSYPSRLSGGQKQRVAIARSLAMEPDIMLFDEPTSALDPEMVKEVLAVIQGLASSGMTMLIVTHEMKFAREAADTIYFMDNGKLVEQTPPEQFFRNPQSERARKFLEQVL
- the bioB gene encoding biotin synthase BioB → MNTTSTHSDWGLLAQKALNGECLTLEEGLSVLEADNDEVLPLLHAAFAVRKHYYGKKVKLNMIINAKSGLCPEDCGYCSQSIVSTAPIKKYTLLDKETLLAGAREAMARQAGTYCIVAAGRGPTSRELDQVVDAVQEIRATMPLKICACLGILKDDQAQRLADAGVHRYNHNLNTSRANYPSITTTHSYDQRVETVERAKKQGMSPCSGVIIGMGETNEEIVEMAYALRELDADSIPINFLNAIPGTPLEQAERTPAMKALKVLALFRLVCPAKEIRVAGGREVNLRSLQPLSLYAANSLFVGDYLTTEGQAVTSDHLLIEDLGFEIERCAL
- a CDS encoding DUF4023 family protein is translated as MDHTNEFVSKVQNTQQKAEKNKRTQGAGTPSHQLSNKQHSTNK
- the bioF gene encoding 8-amino-7-oxononanoate synthase; protein product: MKWMAEGLEKLTSDSLERTLLSCEPAPGRPGFTVRGERTLLDLSSNDYLGLSGHPAIVEAMRDALAVHGTGASASRLVTGSRSIGGQLEEAIADWQQSGAALVFGNGYMANVGVISALVGRGDAVFSDRLNHASIVDGISLSLAEHARYRHNDMEHLRYLLSKHRAARRKLIVTDAVFSMDGEHALLDEVIQLKREFGAMLMVDEAHSGGVYGLKGEGLCHSLGLHQEVDVHMGTFSKAFGVYGAYVSGSSMLIRWLLNKARTFVYSTALPPVLLAGIAEALRLVQQEGVRRERLAEASRLFRAALRDAGFQAGDGVSPIIPILVGDSAAALRFSSALEEEGILGVAIRPPAVPAGTARIRFSLSASHTKEGLLGAVHGITRAGRMVGALGL
- a CDS encoding alpha/beta hydrolase, encoding MSATILWLTGWSMPDSVFDRLRLELPDFEHKSVDYSQAVTPEEIFQRVERAAAEWTEQDSRCKGPLLVAGWSLGALLALRLGVQGAADGLLLLAGTARFVRPSHQRELGWPDSYLRQMLASIAKDRPTIEGLFRRSLCTDAEWEAGRGELLPPAGSWSAEALMAGLRILRTEDYTDRLTLIRHPILLVHEHDDRVCPFGAAEEIASRTAQAKLSGWTGCGHVPFLGRETEVAEAIRSWWYGGQSGQNPASI
- a CDS encoding ABC transporter substrate-binding protein/permease produces the protein MRKKTWIRFIYIVLVSALTLPGLLLSGSSASASAPAPVIGDKGTIVMGTSPDYPPYENVDALNNGEIVGMDIDIANFIAARLGYKLEIEAMDFNGLIAALQTGRVDFVMSAMSVTEERKQNVDFSSTYYVARNTIVSRASEPLETLEALKGKSVGTQLGSTQDSFAETLEGIRLMKLNRIPDLIQELNSGRLDAVIAEDAVAVEMAASNPNLIVSYLPPGSSEDGYAIAFPKGSELVASFNEVLEEMKANGQIDAITTKWFQEKEAAEESTFLNLNFSVLKGYIPFMLKGVYVTLLFTLVSAAFGFIWGTVLSLFKISGIKPLEWFATAYTSVFRGTPLLLQLFLIYFATPQLTGYDISPLLAAGLAFGLNSAAYLSETIRGGIMAVDKGQREAAMALGVPYWTMMFRIILPQAVKTILPALVNECVALLKESSLVSVIGVMDIMRRANVVQATEFRALEALLFAGLIYYVLVLILTSLAHMLERRLRRSD
- the yidC gene encoding membrane protein insertase YidC, producing MSIVLCIVILLALPGCGSASGTIAEDTPGVFNHYVIYPLSELISSLAGLLNDNYGFAVMAITLLIRVVLFPLMLRQAKSQQSIRRKMAVMQPELKTLEEKYKGLKDTDSLARKQQEMLALYQKHSFNPLAIGCLPMLIQLPILTGLYSAILMTPEMATHEFLWFQLGEPDIIMPILAALVNFAQFKVSKIGNDSAQMKQLAFLGYLSPIMMGLFALWAPAAISLYWVTGSLFMIGQSYLLVKLYPKDSSAEVSEPAVAASRAETARKT